Proteins encoded by one window of Aspergillus puulaauensis MK2 DNA, chromosome 4, nearly complete sequence:
- a CDS encoding uncharacterized protein (COG:G;~EggNog:ENOG410QDHP;~InterPro:IPR011701,IPR036259;~PFAM:PF07690;~TransMembrane:9 (n13-24c28/29o38-61i73-93o105-125i178-203o209-231i238-258o264-287i299-319o331-352i);~go_function: GO:0022857 - transmembrane transporter activity [Evidence IEA];~go_process: GO:0055085 - transmembrane transport [Evidence IEA]), translated as MYLSVRLPIGKYLGATVFVWSAILMCHAACHNFTGLMITRFFLGAFEASIAPGFSLITGMWYTRRQQPLRYGLWFAGGSIATLFGGMLSYGIGHIDGGAVASWQYLFLIFGAVTAVWGITMLIFLPDTPAKAFWLTSDERSTTLHNVMADGQAGTKSSYKFSQVVEAFRDPVTWCLSLYSFCVNIANGGLTTFGSLVVQGFGFKGLDALLIQMPTGAAQLIFVIVSAILCSSFPNIRALTMMALSLTSLLGMVLMYALPDSNQAGRMAGFCLSLAFSANMPLAMSLITSNVRGLTKRAVINACVLVMYCVGNVIGPQFFSVDEAPRYKKGITASLCGFGLGFFWILCLRLYLQWQNRKRAGEVPLDMPQEALLLEDRTDWETPGCQYVL; from the exons ATGTACTTGTCGGTGCGTTTGCCGATTGGAAAGTACCTGGGCGCTACGGT ATTCGTCTGGTCCGCTATCCTCATGTGCCACGCAGCCTGTCACAACTTCACAGGTCTGATGATCACTcgattcttcctcggtgCATTCGAGGCATCCATCGCCCCGGGATTCTCCCTAATCACTGGCATGTGGTACACCCGACGCCAGCAGCCCCTTCGGTACGGCCTGTGGTTCGCGGGCGGCTCCATAGCCACCTTATTCGGAGGCATGCTTTCATACGGCATCGGACATATCGACGGCGGCGCCGTGGCCTCGTGGCAATATTTGTTCCTGATCTTCGGCGCCGTCACTGCCGTCTGGGGCATCACCATGCTTATCTTCCTACCGGATACACCAGCCAAAGCCTTCTGGCTGACCTCCGACGAGCGATCGACCACCCTCCACAACGTTATGGCTGATGGCCAGGCCGGTACTAAGAGCTCCTACAAGTTTTCGCAGGTAGTCGAAGCCTTCCGCGACCCGGTGACCTGGTGCCTAAGTCTGTACAGCTTCTGCGTAAACATCGCCAATGGCGGCCTAACAACCTTTGGATCGCTGGTCGTGCAAGGGTTCGGGTTCAAAGGTCTTGACGCCCTCTTGATCCAAATGCCCACGGGCGCCGCGCAGCTGATATTCGTGATTGTGAGCGCCATACTGTGCTCGTCTTTCCCGAACATCCGCGCCCTGACTATGATGGCCCTTTCGTTGACCAGTCTGCTGGGAATGGTGCTTATGTATGCTCTACCGGACAGCAATCAAGCTGGCCGCATGGCGGGTTTCTGCCTCAGTCTGGCTTTCTCTGCAAACATGCCACTTGCCATGTCGCTGATTACCAGTAATGTTCGCGGCCTCACCAAGCGGGCAGTGATTAATGCTTGTGTTTTGGTGATGTACTGTGTAGGTAATGTCATTGGCCCGCAGTTCTTCAGCGTGGATGAGGCGCCAAGGTATAAGAAGGGTATTACGGCCAGCCTGTGCGGATTTGGATTGGGGTTTTTCTGGATCCTGTGTCTGCGACTATACTTGCAGTGGCAGAATAGGAAGCGAGCGGGTGAAGTGCCATTGGATATGCCGCAGGAAGCGCTGCTCCTGGAGGATCGGACTGATTGGGAGACTCCGGGGTGCCAGTATGTTCTCTAG
- a CDS encoding uncharacterized protein (COG:I,J,T;~EggNog:ENOG410PH99;~InterPro:IPR023631,IPR036928,IPR020556;~PFAM:PF01425) translates to MGNPTWQDKCAAKQAEAAAKIPAEWRLSAEILQKVDNSELEILDVPSKCGVLTKGELAITEIADATMLRDKLAAQELSAIDVATAFCKRAAIAQQVTSCLTETMFPQALSRANELDKHIKTTAKPFGPLHGVPISLKETFNLKGVHTCLGFASFLDREPATCNSALVDILLEAGAVLYVKTNVPQTMMTADSHNNVFGRVRNPHRSTLTAGGSSGGEGALVAMRGSILGIGTDIAGSIRIPALCCGTVGFKPSVGRVPYAGQTSSGRPGMTGVAPCAGPLCHSMRDAGMLLRVVFDASSDDNDDMALGFPWMEPTKAAPQQLTIGVLPEDPAVPLHPNMQRTLQGAIEKLGNAGHHIVDLSKQIDFLGAAADLAFQFFRIDPDQTSVQNIRKSGEPAIPSLRFTYDLDGTSEEPTLRGLFDLNSSRAEIMARMRRVFLDNQLDVIIGPGYQTTAVAHDTFGVPVYTVIANLVDYPACVIPYGTSQQTADAEFVRDVQYYPPYLPKEVENAPCHMQLIGRRQKDEALL, encoded by the exons ATGGGCAATCCGACATGGCAAGACAAGTGCGCTGCCAAACAGGCCGAAGCAGCTGCCAAAATCCCCGCTGAATGGCGACTGTCCGCGGAGATCCTCCAAAAAGTCGATAACAGCGAGCTGGAAATCCTCGATGTTCCCTCGAAGTGCGGCGTCCTTACTAAAGGAGAGCTTGCAATCACTGAGATTGCCGATGCAACCATGTTACGAGACAAGCTTGCCGCCCAAGAGCTCAGCGCCATCGACGTGGCCACGGCCTTCTGCAAGCGTGCTGCCATTGCGCAACAGGTAACCTCCTGCTTGACGGAGACTATGTTCCCACAGGCTCTTTCTAGAGCAAACGAGCTGGACAAACATATCAAGACAACTGCAAAGCCTTTCGGACCGCTTCACGGTGTTCCGATTAGTTTGAAGGAGACTTTTAACCTCAAGGGTGTGCACACTTGTCTTGGATTTGCATCTTTCCTGGATCGCGAGCCTGCCACTTGTAACTCGGCCTTGGTAGACATCCTTCTGGAGGCAGGAGCGGTTCTTTACGTGAAGACCAACGTGCCTCAAACAATGATGACGGCAGACTCGCATAATAATGTCTTTGGTCGTGTCCGGAACCCACACCGAAGCACCCTCACAGCCGGTGGCAGCAGtggaggcgaaggagctcTGGTAGCCATGCGTGGGTCTATCCTGGGAATTGGCACTGATATTGCTGGGTCCATTCGTATCCCAGCGCTCTGCTGTGGTACCGTGGGCTTCAAGCCTAGTGTCGGCCGTGTACCGTATGCTGGACAGACCAGCTCTGGCAGACCAGGAATGACCGGGGTTGCTCCATGTGCAGGGCCACTGTGCCACTCAATGCGCGACGCAGGGATGCTTCTGCGCGTGGTGTTTGATGCATCTTCTGACGATAACGACGACATGGCTCTAGGATTCCCCTGGATGGAGCCCACCAAAGCAGCTCCGCAGCAACTCACCATCGGAGTCCTGCCGGAGGACCCCGCGGTTCCACTGCACCCCAACATGCAGCGCACTCTCCAAGGGGCCATTGAGAAGCTCGGAAACGCGGGCCATCACATCGTGGATCTATCTAAGCAAATCGACTTCTTGGGAGCTGCCGCGGATCTGGCCTTCCAGTTCTTCCGCATTGACCCAGACCAGACATCGGTGCAGAACATCCGCAAGTCTGGCGAGCCCGCGATCCCCTCTCTTCGATTTACGTATGACCTCGACGGAACGTCAGAAGAGCCGACTCTGCGAGGCTTGTTTGATTTGAACAGTTCACGAGCCGAGATCATGGCTAGAATGCGCCGTGTGTTCCTCGACAACCAGCTAGACGTGATTATCGGGCCTGGATACCAGACCACGGCAGTTGCTCATGACACCTTTGGTGTTCCAGTATACACAGTCATTGCCAACTTGGTGGAT TATCCCGCCTGCGTTATTCCCTATGGCACCTCTCAGCAGACCGCTGATGCTGAGTTTGTGCGCGACGTGCAATATTATCCTCCTT ATCTCCCCAAGGAAGTCGAAAATGCCCCCTGCCACATGCAGCTTATCGGTCGTCGGCAGAAGGACGAGGCGCTGCTCTAG
- a CDS encoding M20 family metallopeptidase (COG:E;~EggNog:ENOG410PJ40;~InterPro:IPR017439,IPR017144,IPR036264;~MEROPS:MER0014418;~go_function: GO:0016787 - hydrolase activity [Evidence IEA]): MATPSKNAVQAAMAQYIDSLAEPLRALNQKIHETPELVYEEHIAHDAICDFLQSRGIPTTRHAYGLKTAFEAKVGNGDGRCVNFNAEYDALPGIGHACGHNLIAIASITGFLALAFAIREFGISGHAQLLGTPAEEDGGGKIDLINAGAYQQSDVSLMVQRSHPISEEEFGKDVLGIAGRSSIACYDITGVYRGVSAHASASPWEGVNALDALVTGYNGISMLRQQMRPDERVHGAICEAPTVTNAIPEMTRTKYSIRSPTVAGARALGDRVRKCLEAGALATGCTVKLEEDQIFADLVVNAPLCESFQESMGEQGERLSVNDGVVMPGSTDQGNVSQLIPALHGLIGIPVSDGAKNHTRQFTAAAGTDVAHDRMIVAGKAMAVTGWKVLVDEGFYGSVRSAFTGTPC; encoded by the exons ATGGCTACACCATCCAAGAATGCCGTCCAAGCGGCCATGGCCCAGTACATCGATAGTTTGGCAGAGCCTCTGCGTGCGCTGAATCAAAAG ATTCACGAAACCCCGGAACTGGTATACGAGGAACACATCGCCCACGACGCCATCTGCGACTTCCTCCAGTCCCGGGGTATCCCGACTACGCGCCACGCCTACGGCCTCAAGACGGCTTTCGAAGCCAAAGTCGGCAATGGAGATGGTCGCTGTGTGAACTTCAACGCCGAATATGACGCGCTCCCTGGAATTGGACATGCGTGTGGTCACAACCTCATTGCGATTGCCAGCATCACCGGATTTCTAGCTCTGGCATTTGCGATTCGCGAATTTGGTATTTCTGGCCATGCGCAGCTCCTGGGAACCCCGGCTGAAGAGGACGGTGGCGGCAAAATCGATCTGATCAACGCGGGGGCGTACCAGCAATCGGATGTGTCTTTGATGGT CCAGCGCAGTCACCCCATTTCCGAGGAAGAGTTTGGTAAAGACGTCCTTGGAATTGCTGGCCGCTCTTCAATTGCATGCTACGACATCACAGGTGTCTATCGCGGCGTCAGCGCCCATGCGTCCGCCAGTCCATGGGAAGGAGTCAATGCGCTTGACGCTCTCGTCACGGGCTACAATGGCATCTCCATGCTGCGCCAGCAAATGAGGCCTGATGAGCGAGTTCATGGGGCAATTTGCGAGGCGCCCACCGTCACGAATGCAATCCCCGAGATGACGCGCACCAAATACTCGATCCGCAGCCCGACTGTGGCTGGGGCACGGGCGTTGGGAGACCGCGTACGGAAGTGTCTGGAAGCAGGCGCCCTTGCCACCGGATGTAcggtgaagctggaggaagatcaaATCTTTGCCGATTTGGTTGTGAACGCGCCCTTATGTGAAAGCTTCCAGGAATCCATGGGCGAGCAAGGAGAACGCCTATCGGTCAATGATGGGGTTGTGATGCCGGGGTCCACCGACCAAGGAAACGTGTCGCAGCTTATTCCGGCCTTGCACGGCCTCATTGGGATCCCGGTAAGCGATGGGGCTAAGAACCACACGCGGCAGTTCACGGCGGCAGCTGGCACGGACGTAGCTCATGACAGAATGATCGTTGCTGGAAAAGCCATGGCAGTAACGGGGTGGAAAGTGCTGGTGGATGAGGGCTTCTACGGCAGTGTCCGCAGTGCTTTTACCGGCACTCCATGTTAG
- a CDS encoding NADH:flavin oxidoreductase/NADH oxidase family protein (COG:C;~EggNog:ENOG410PN40;~InterPro:IPR001155,IPR013785;~PFAM:PF00724;~go_function: GO:0003824 - catalytic activity [Evidence IEA];~go_function: GO:0010181 - FMN binding [Evidence IEA];~go_function: GO:0016491 - oxidoreductase activity [Evidence IEA];~go_process: GO:0055114 - oxidation-reduction process [Evidence IEA]), producing the protein MGPDINEPLKLPCGLVLPNRLVKAAMAEGLADRGHLPGAKISRVYGEWAKGGWGALLTGNVQVDVRHLGSYGDVATREYGEDRDRPLEAWKLYADACQLHGTPAIAQICHPGRQSPIGAGERGFFGKAIAPSEIPLNIGSGLAATIVRNLVFGVPKAMSSADIDHVVAQFVNCARTLADCGFSGIEIHAAHGYLLSQFLSPRSNTRQDDYGGSAERRARIVVQIIQQIRSAVPDSFCVGIKLNSADHNASDFDDTMAQIRLFADAGVDFLELSGGTYEDPTMMGRGLRDETDHPKSQHTESREAFFIDFATETRKRFPNLILLLTGGFRSRKGIEAALKGGVCDLVGIGRPAVLRPDFPRLVMDDTYTDQEAKVVFGKVSVPFVARLLKIRILGGGAETQYFQSQIHRIAASLATHAP; encoded by the exons ATGGGACCGGATATCAACGAGCCTCTCAAACTACCATGCGGGTTAGTTCTGCCCAATCGCTTAGTTAAG GCTGCTATGGCCGAAGGACTGGCAGATAGGGGCCATTTGCCAGGCGCTAAAATATCTCGAGTCTACGGCGAATGGGCAAAGGGTGGTTGGGGTGCCCTTCTCACAG GAAACGTCCAGGTTGATGTCCGCCACCTAGGCAGCTATGGTGACGTAGCTACTCGCGAGTATGGAGAAGATAGAGATCGGCCACTGGAGGCGTGGAAGCTATACGCAGATGCCTGCCAGCTTCACGGCACGCCCGCAATCGCTCAGATCTGCCACCCCGGCCGCCAGTCCCCGATAGGTGCAGGCGAAAGGGGATTCTTTGGCAAAGCGATTGCGCCAAGTGAGATTCCACTTAATATCGGTAGTGGACTGGCTGCAACCATCGTTAGGAATCTCGTTTTCGGGGTACCAAAGGCCATGTCGTCTGCTGATATAGATCATGTCGTCGCCCAGTTTGTAAATTGTGCTCGCACGTTGGCGGACTGTGGCTTCTCTGGTATTGAGATTCACGCAGCGCACGGTTATCTCCTAT CGCAGTTTCTCTCCCCACGA AGCAACACTCGCCAGGATGACTATGGCGGGAGCGCTGAACGGCGAGCACGTATTGTTGTCCAGATCATCCAGCAGATTCGAAGCGCAGTCCCGGACAGTTTTTGCGTTGGCATCAAGCTGAACTCGGCCGATCACAACGCATCTGATTTCGATGACACCATGGCTCAAATCCGTCTATTTGCGGATGCAGGTGTAGACTTCCTGGAACTGTCTGGCGGGACTTATGAAGACCCAACG ATGATGGGCCGCGGGCTCCGGGATGAAACGGACCACCCTAAGAGTCAACACACAGAGTCTCGCGAGGCCTTTTTCATAGATTTTGCAACAGAAACGAGAAAGCGGTTTCCCAATTTGATTCTCCTACTCACCGGGGGGTTTCGGAGTCGCAAGGGCATCGAGGCGGCGTTGAAGGGTGGCGTATGTGATCTCGTTGGCATCGGGCGTCCAGCAGTTCTGCGCCCCGACTTTCCACGACTCGTGATGGACGATACATACACTGATCAAGAAGCGAAGGTTGTATTTGGCAAAGTTTCAGTCCCATTTGTGGCGCGGCTGCTGAAAATCCGAATATTGGGTGGCGGCGCGGAGACC CAATACttccagagccagatccacCGGATAGCTGCTAGTCTTGCAACACATGCACCATAG
- a CDS encoding uncharacterized protein (COG:S;~EggNog:ENOG410PTWX;~InterPro:IPR021858;~PFAM:PF11951): MPRLVRPNCPSVYSDQSYMVRLAREFPPLMAIITAIAALDIGNDSLAMQHYLRSLRSLQARIIAASGTGNEDGLLATTICLCVFENLRTDGPPNIGLHAKAAGVLLSQRCPEETTQSPCEPAVVFQRICLESFLYHSTLMMLLDPSLDVSADDIPQQLACAPGDGQAVPRPILDESYHFFFMVARVTRLARLARDLDQEERQIWTRLQSDVQQYERTDDTNDPIKRLYSRAFRILLLKGDPIKNATQRASDIKVLLHEGLVILETVDIQNYLLGYSLWPVVVLGAVAVRESEQHTINNKIDPWARLRRGQAVRLQERLMRIWVSPREATDMRVLQQLQLLMECS; this comes from the exons ATGCCGCGGCTTGTGCGACCGAATTGTCCGTCTGTCTACAGTGATCAATCCTACATGGTCCGACTGGCCCGGGAATTCCCTCCGCTGATGGCAATTATAACTGCCATTGCGGCACTTGATATCGGCAATGATTCCCTCGCGATGCAGCACTACCTGCGCTCGCTGCGCAGTCTGCAGGCTCGCATAATAGCTGCCTCTGGTACCGGGAATGAAGATGGCTTAttggcgacgacgatatgTCTTTGCGTTTTCGAA AATCTACGGACGGATGGGCCTCCAAATATCGGACTGCATGCGAAGGCCGCTGGGGTACTCCTTTCGCAGCGGTGCCCGGAAGAAACTACCCAGTCCCCTTGCGAGCCAGCAGTGGTATTTCAACGCATTTGTTTGGAGTCGTTCTTGTATCATAGTACCCTTATGATGCTGTTGGATCCCTCGCTAGATGTGTCAGCAGACGACATACCTCAGCAATTGGCCTGTGCCCCCGGTGATGGACAAGCTGTTCCGCGACCTATCTTGGACGAATCCTatcatttcttcttcatggtTGCGAGAGTGACACGGCTCGCCCGGCTAGCCCGCGACTTGGATCAAGAAGAACGTCAGATATGGACACGTCTTCAGAGCGACGTCCAGCAATATGAGCGTACGGACGATACTAATGATCCCATAAAAAGGCTGTATTCACGCGCTTTTCGAATCTTGCTACTCAAGGGAGATCCCATCAAAAATGCCACACAAAGAGCATCCGATATCAAAGTCCTCCTCCACGAAGGACTGGTCATATTGGAGACAGTAGACATCCAAAATTACCTGCTGGGCTATTCGCTATGGCCGGTGGTTGTgcttggtgctgttgccGTGAGAGAATCCGAACAACACACCATAAACAACAAGATTGATCCATGGGCTCGCCTGAGACGCGGGCAGGCAGTGCGATTACAAGAGCGACTGATGAGGATTTGGGTCTCGCCACGGGAAGCCACAGATATGCGGGTCCTACAGCAATTGCAATTATTGATGGAATGTTCATGA
- a CDS encoding sugar porter family MFS transporter (COG:G;~EggNog:ENOG410PI4Z;~InterPro:IPR005829,IPR005828,IPR003663,IPR036259, IPR020846;~PFAM:PF00083,PF07690;~TransMembrane:11 (o59-77i89-111o117-136i148-166o217-234i315-337o357-374i381-404o416-441i453-472o484-503i);~go_component: GO:0016020 - membrane [Evidence IEA];~go_component: GO:0016021 - integral component of membrane [Evidence IEA];~go_function: GO:0022857 - transmembrane transporter activity [Evidence IEA];~go_process: GO:0055085 - transmembrane transport [Evidence IEA]), protein MAPDTGFGLVMQNPYLCGVASFSTLGGLLFGYDQGVISGVITMESFAALFPRVFSDSGFKGWFVSTLLLAAWLGSLINGPVADRMGRKLSINLAVVVFVVGSAIQCGAVNIPMLFVGRAIAGLAVGMLTMVVPLYISEVSIPEIRGGLVVVQQLSVTIGILISYWIDYGTNYIGGSRCAPELPYTGGTTAKPAFDPYNDVPAGGCTGQSEASWRLPLAIQIVPAVVLGIGMLFFPDSPRWLLMKERDDEALSALSRLRRQPRDSSPLQNEYLEVRASIMLENTFARDSFPNVSGVKLHAAQYLSLFTNWARFKRLAIGCCVMFFQQFMGCNAMIYYAPTIFGQLGLDGNTTSLLATGVYGIVNCLSTLPALFFIDKVGRRVLLMAGATGTCISLVIVGGILGGYGASLVDHKSAGWAGIAFIYIYDINFSYSFAPIGWVLPSEIFNLSIRSKAISITTSATWMCNFIIGLVTPDMLDSISWGTYIFFAAFCLLALAFTFFCIPETRGKTLEDMDLIFGDTAAHEEKQRIKHIEGELRGIPVDINEDLKPGDEHTEIVD, encoded by the exons ATGGCTCCCGACACAGGCTTCGGCCTGGTAATGCAGAATCCGTATCTCTGCGGCGTGGCTTCG TTCTCGACCCTTGGGGGCCTGCTGTTCGGTTACGACCAAGGCGTCATCAGCGGCGTCATCACCATGGAGTCGTTCGCAGCGCTGTTCCCTCGGGTGTTCTCTGATAGCGGCTTCAAGGGCTGGTTCGTATCTACGCTTCTCTTAG CTGCATGGCTTGGATCCCTCATCAACGGCCCTGTTGCCGACCGTATGGGGCGAAAGCTATCCATTAACCTTGCAGTTGTTGTGTTTGTCGTTGGGTCCGCTATCCAGTGTGGCGCAGTGAATATCCCAATGCTCTTTGTTG GCCGGGCAATTGCTGGGCTAGCAGTCGGTATGCTGACCATGGTGGTGCCCCTGTACATATCCGAG GTGTCTATTCCTGAAATCCGCGGAGGCCTGGTTGTTGTGCAGCAAC TGTCGGTGACCATCGGTATCTTGATCAGCTACTGGATCGACTACGGCACCAACTACATCGGTGGCTCCCGGTGCGCCCCCGAGCTTCCTTATACTGGGGGCACGACAGCCAAACCAGCCTTCGACCCATACAACGATGTCCCAGCAGGCGGCTGCACCGGCCAGTCCGAAGCTTCATGGCGTCTCCCATTAGCCATCCAGATTGTCCCTGCTGTGGTACTTGGAATTGGCATGCTGTTCTTTCCAGACTCCCCTCGCTGGCTGCTGATGAAGGAGCGCGACGATGAGGCCCTTTCGGCGCTGTCACGACTCCGTCGACAGCCTCGCGACAGCTCTCCTCTGCAGAACGAGTATCTGGAAGTCCGGGCGTCAATTATGCTTGAGAACACCTTTGCCCGGGACAGTTTTCCTAATGTATCTGGGGTTAAGCTCCATGCGGCTCAG TATCTATCGCTCTTCACCAACTGGGCACGCTTCAAACGGCTGGCTATTGGTTGCTGCGTGATGTTCTTCCAGCAGTTCATGGGGTGCAATG CGATGATCTACTACGCACCCACAATATTCGGCCAGCTTGGTCTGGACGGCAACACCACGTCGCTCCTTGCCACAGGCGTCTACGGTATTGTCAACTGTCTCAGTACCCTACCAgctctcttcttcattgaCAAAGTTGGCCGACGTGTTCTGCTCATGGCCGGTGCTACCGGTACCTGCATCTCGCTGGTCATCGTGGGTGGCATCCTTGGGGGCTATGGCGCCAGCTTGGTGGATCACAAGTctgctggctgggctggcaTCGCCTTCATTTATATCTACGACATCAACTTCTCGTACTCGTTTG CCCCTATCGGGTGGGTTCTGCCCTCTGAAATCTTCAATCTGTCCATTCGCTCCAAAGCCATCTCAATAACCACGTCGGCCACCTGGATGTGCAACTT CATCATTGGCCTTGTCACACCAGATATGCTCGACTCGATCTCCTGGGGAACCTACATCTTCTTTGCAGCCTTCTGcctcctggccctggcgTTTACATTCTTCTGTATTCCGGAAACCCGTGGCAAG ACCCTTGAAGATATGGACCTCATCTTTGGAGATACGGCAGCCcacgaggagaagcagcgcaTCAAGCACATTGAGGGGGAGCTGCGTGGGATCCCTGTTGATATCAATGAAGATCTGAAGCCAGGAGACGAGCATACCGAGATTGTAGATTAA
- a CDS encoding uncharacterized protein (COG:U;~EggNog:ENOG410QDYH;~InterPro:IPR020846,IPR011701,IPR036259;~PFAM:PF07690;~TransMembrane:10 (i53-72o92-112i119-138o144-170i182-201o207-227i298-322o342-366i386-409o421-442i);~go_function: GO:0022857 - transmembrane transporter activity [Evidence IEA];~go_process: GO:0055085 - transmembrane transport [Evidence IEA]) translates to MEPNPANGTGKHLSLPPGTVMLNEEHSDSIVLHPTPSSDPNDSLNWSSWRKGLNFGLTTFYVLFTFVMLDIMKVAFEAYLKMGISYETLNNAVATNCAGLAVGCLMLIPFVHKFGRRPLYMISSLIQLLAAIWSASLYTGGELIGANLLSGIGGATSETIVMITIVDLFFVHQHARFNGIFLLAQSLGAFGGPVAAGFIVANQGWRWMWWWTAIFLAVNLVLVCFFFEETKYIPVNLGFSTEESKPAKSSQRLDRMPAYPSPESELIIPRPNPLSKRLALITRSDQSIRHHFYLPFKILFTFPAVAYAAITYGLLLAWFAVISSAASYFMLSPPYSFNSSSVGLFILSALIGAILVLAVGYAIFGFGFSVTGDIALTYLTDCYPEILGDALVGVVFVRNGLSVLIMFVYTPWITAMGIQNTFIVAGLISLAMAIMPIGLLIWGKRAREHTAAEYRRYALRQPLHRSLG, encoded by the exons ATGGAACCCAATCCTGCCAACGGCACAGGAAAACATTTATCGTTGCCCCCGGGGACGGTGATGCTGAATGAGG AACACTCAGACTCAATCGTCCTCCATCCAACCCCATCTAGTGATCCTAATGATTCCCTTAATTGGTCTTCGTGGCGGAAGGGCTTGAATTTCGGCCTGACCACCTTCTACGTGCTGTTCACCTTTGTGATGCTGGATATTATGAAGGTCGCATTCGAGGCCTACCTGAAGATGGGCATATCATACGAGACACTGAACAATGCCGTGGCGACAAACTGTGCCGGCCTAGCGGTCGGCTGTTTGATGTTAATTCCCTTTGTGCATAAGTTTGGGCGCCGGCCGCTGTATATGATAAGTTCTTTGATCCAGCTACTCGCTGCTATTTGGTCGGCCTCTCTTTATACAGGTGGAGAGCTTATTGGAGCCAATTTGTTATCAGGCATCGGCGGCGCCACCAGTGAGACTATTGTCATGATTACGATCGTCGATCTATTCTTTGTTCACCAGCACGCTCGATTTAATGGAATCTTCTTGTTGGCGCAGAGCCTAGGGGCATTCGGAGGTccagtggctgctgggttCATCGTGGCTAACcagggctggagatggatgtggtggtggacggCCATCTTCCTGGCAgtcaacctcgtcctcgtttgcttcttcttcgaggaaACCAAATATATTCCCGTCAACCTTGGCTTTTCGACCGAAGAATCCAAGCCAGCCAAATCCTCACAGCGCCTCGATCGAATGCCCGCATATCCCAGCCCAGAGTCTGAGTTAATCATTCCCCGACCCAACCCCCTTTCCAAGCGGCTGGCACTCATCACCAGATCCGATCAGTCAATCCGGCATCACTTCTACCTTCCCTTTAAAATACTCTTTACATTTCCTGCTGTTGCCTATGCAGCTATTACATACGGACTACTGCTCGCCTGGTTCGCCGTTATAAGCTCTGCTGCTTCCTACTTCATGCTGAGCCCACCATATTCCTTTAATTCCTCCTCGGTAGGACTCTTCATTCTGTCCGCATTGATTGGAGCAATCCTAG TCCTCGCAGTGGGATATGCCATCTTTGGGTTCGGGTTCTCCGTGACCGGAGATATCGCGTTAACCTACCTCACGGACTGTTACCCAGAG ATTCTCGGCGATGCTCTCGTTGGGGTTGTCTTCGTTCGTAACGGTCTCTCCGTCCTCATAATGTTCGTCTACACACCATGGATCACCGCGATGGGCATTCAGAACACCTTTATCGTTGCCGGATTGATCTCGCTGGCTATGGCTATTATGCCTATTGGGCTGCTTATCTGGGGTAAACGGGCTCGGGAACACACGGCGGCGGAGTACCGGCGATATGCTCTTCGCCAACCTCTTCACCGCAGTCTAGGATAG